One segment of Ficedula albicollis isolate OC2 chromosome 2, FicAlb1.5, whole genome shotgun sequence DNA contains the following:
- the LOC101816114 gene encoding uncharacterized protein LOC101816114, producing MGYCAALNCHNATSGIYKNSSVSFYGFPLQNKPLLRQWIQNMGRDMETPSRYQSVCSEHFEESSFKNDPLKIGKRRRLLKEAVPNKFILAMDGTWLVGTPQGFSTTSCKTRKRMRNSEPCRDPEMFPRWPRLEDWQNEFHKQLLKEKYGSVITMGRDLFLVPKTHIPVGQAAQVKDPWHLEGKKIPASLSTGHGDATIQAAGGTQLHGSSSGASQASPCHYLDQGEPSGSRQNPATNPAANPAKLTGTGSSSSVLAGQEVDEFRQFLLDHQGEPEDAVVPWFICTECGKSFARHAYLLRHRRACRGQRRLPRAPRSSLLPSLPAWARHVLAALKNPAPPRVGI from the exons ATGGGTTATTGTGCAGCCCTCAACTGCCACAACGCCACCAGCGGGATCTACAAGAACAGCTCTGTCAGTTTTTACGGGTTCCCCCTACAAAACAAACCCCTCCTGAGGCAGTGGATCCAAAACATGGGCCGGGACATGGAGACCCCCTCCAGGTACCAGAGCGTGTGCTCGGAGCATTTCGAGGAGAGCTCCTTCAAGAATGACCCTCTGAAAATCGGCAAGAGGCGGCGCCTGCTGAAGGAAGCTGTTCCCAACAAATTCATCCTGGCCATGGATGGGACCTGGCTCGTGGGCACCCCCCAGGGCTTCAGCACCACGAGCTGCAAAACCCGAAAACGGATGCGGAATTCCGAGCCCTGCAGG gaCCCTGAGATGTTTCCTCGGTGGCCACGTCTGGAGGATTGGCAGAATGAATTTCATAAGCAATTGCTGAAGGAGAAATACGGATCTGTCATTACAATGGGAAGAG ACTTGTTCCTTGTTCCCAAAACCCATATCCCAGTAGGACAGGCGGCGCAGGTCAAGGATCCGTGGCAtttggagggaaagaaaattcctGCCAGCCTCAGCACAG GCCATGGCGATGCCACgatccaggctgcaggaggcacaCAGCTGCATGGATCATCCTCAGGAGCATCCCAGGCCTCCCCCTGCCACTACTTGGACCAGGGGGAACCATCGGGGAGCCGCCAAAATCCGGCAACAAACCCGGCCGCAAACCCAGCCAAGCTGACGggaacagggagcagcagcagtgtgctggcagggcaggaggtggaTGAGTTCAGGCAGTTCCTGCTGGACCACCAGGGCGAGCCCGAGGACGCGGTGGTGCCGTGGTTCATCTGCACCGAGTGCGGGAAGAGCTTTGCCCGCCACGCCTACCTGCTGCGGCACCGGCGCGCCTGCCGAGGGCAAAGGCGCCTTCCACGGGCCCCCCGGAGCTcgctcctgccctccctgcctgcctgggctaGGCACGTGCTGGCAGCTCTCAAAAATCCTGCTCCGCCCAGAGTTGGGATTTGA